A stretch of Amycolatopsis balhimycina FH 1894 DNA encodes these proteins:
- a CDS encoding response regulator transcription factor, with protein MRVLVVEDEPMLADAIAEWLRGESHAVDLAHDGGAALERIAVHDYDVVVLDRDLPVVHGDDVCRELVASGTATRVLMLTAAAEVTDRVGGLSLGADDYLTKPFAFPELAARIQSLGRRCRPAAPPVLRRSGVTLDPARHEVFRDGRYLPLSKKEFAVLAELLRADGATVSAEHLLEKAWDEHADPFTGAVRLTILKLRRKLGDPPLVETVTGVGYRIS; from the coding sequence ATGCGGGTCCTGGTGGTGGAGGACGAGCCGATGCTCGCGGACGCGATCGCGGAGTGGCTGCGCGGCGAGTCCCACGCCGTCGACCTCGCCCACGACGGCGGCGCGGCGCTGGAGCGGATCGCCGTGCACGACTACGACGTCGTCGTGCTCGACCGGGACCTGCCGGTCGTGCACGGCGACGACGTCTGCCGCGAACTGGTGGCGTCCGGAACGGCGACGCGGGTGCTGATGCTCACGGCGGCCGCGGAGGTCACCGACCGCGTCGGCGGGTTGTCCCTCGGCGCCGACGACTACCTGACCAAGCCGTTCGCCTTCCCCGAGCTGGCCGCGCGCATCCAGTCGCTGGGGCGGCGCTGCCGCCCGGCCGCACCGCCGGTGCTGCGCCGATCCGGCGTCACGCTCGATCCGGCGCGGCACGAGGTGTTCCGCGACGGCCGGTACCTGCCCCTGTCCAAAAAGGAGTTCGCGGTGCTCGCCGAGCTGCTGCGCGCCGACGGCGCCACCGTCTCCGCGGAACACCTGCTGGAGAAGGCGTGGGACGAGCACGCGGACCCGTTCACCGGCGCGGTCCGGCTCACCATCCTCAAGCTGCGCCGCAAGCTCGGTGACCCACCGCTGGTGGAGACGGTCACCGGGGTCGGCTACCGGATTTCATGA
- a CDS encoding ArnT family glycosyltransferase, which produces MITAAPPKTRSWALPLVCLGAAVLYAWKIGDGQVGNTYYAAAVKSMTSGFTNFLFGAFDPYGVVTVDKPPLSLWPQAISTLVFGYHGWALLLPQVLEGVAAVFLLHRTVRRWAGENVALLAAVILALTPVTVIIDRDNNPDTLLVLFLVAAAYALTRALEDGRKWLFWCAFFVGCGFLTKMLQAWIIVPVLALAYFAGTTAPVNRRLLDLLGAGVVLVVSSFWWIALYDWWPGAKPFMGGSADGSAWDLVFGYNGFGRLSGNGESGGMMIMRNGQLTMTSFGGDPGPGRMFNDVVGGQISWLLPLSLLALIVAGRRWRDAGWVLWGGWLLVTTAVFSFAGGIWHPYYTTAMAPAIAAVSAAGLALLWRHHRRTLLPLAIASTAAWAFVLTSRDTSFHGWTRWAVLGTAVAAIAGLLVTRSRSALVAGLVPLLLTPAVWSYAAAQSTSAGTLPAAGPAPGGPGPVPGGPGPAPGPSAGGPGPRLVLGGGGDGTARLSDNQRRILGYARRNGTEITLAVNSEASSVAPFIIDSDATVIGMGGFGGRDNAPSVAQLGRWLAEGKLRFVLSSAGTAQGGPARSPVQDERRRWIEGHCAVVDASAYGGRPGPAQDSGPVRIGGADTLYQCR; this is translated from the coding sequence ATGATCACCGCCGCTCCCCCGAAGACCCGCTCCTGGGCGCTTCCGCTCGTCTGCCTCGGCGCCGCCGTCCTCTACGCCTGGAAGATCGGCGACGGCCAGGTCGGCAACACCTACTACGCCGCCGCCGTCAAATCGATGACGAGCGGCTTCACGAACTTCCTCTTCGGTGCCTTCGACCCGTACGGCGTGGTGACGGTCGACAAACCGCCTCTCTCGTTGTGGCCCCAGGCGATCTCCACGCTGGTCTTCGGCTACCACGGCTGGGCGCTGCTCCTGCCCCAGGTGCTCGAAGGCGTCGCGGCGGTCTTCCTCCTGCACCGGACGGTCCGGCGGTGGGCGGGCGAAAACGTCGCCCTGCTCGCCGCCGTGATCCTCGCGCTCACGCCGGTCACCGTGATCATCGACCGCGACAACAACCCGGACACGCTGCTCGTCCTCTTCCTGGTCGCCGCCGCGTACGCGCTCACCCGCGCGCTCGAAGACGGGCGGAAGTGGCTGTTCTGGTGCGCGTTCTTCGTCGGCTGCGGCTTCCTGACCAAGATGCTGCAGGCCTGGATCATCGTCCCGGTGCTTGCGCTCGCTTACTTCGCGGGGACGACCGCGCCGGTCAACCGCCGTCTCCTCGACCTGCTGGGCGCCGGGGTCGTGCTCGTCGTGTCGTCGTTCTGGTGGATCGCCCTGTACGACTGGTGGCCCGGCGCCAAGCCCTTCATGGGCGGCAGCGCGGACGGTTCCGCGTGGGACCTCGTCTTCGGCTACAACGGCTTCGGCCGTCTCTCCGGCAACGGCGAGAGCGGCGGCATGATGATCATGCGCAATGGGCAGCTGACCATGACGTCCTTCGGCGGCGACCCCGGACCGGGCCGGATGTTCAACGACGTCGTCGGCGGCCAGATCTCGTGGCTGCTGCCGCTGTCGCTGCTCGCGCTGATCGTCGCCGGTCGCCGGTGGCGCGACGCCGGCTGGGTGCTGTGGGGCGGCTGGCTGCTGGTGACGACCGCGGTGTTCAGTTTCGCCGGCGGCATCTGGCACCCGTACTACACGACGGCGATGGCGCCCGCGATCGCCGCGGTCTCCGCCGCCGGGCTGGCGCTGCTGTGGCGCCACCACCGGCGGACTCTGCTGCCGCTCGCCATCGCGTCGACCGCGGCCTGGGCGTTCGTGCTGACTTCGCGGGACACGTCGTTCCACGGCTGGACGCGCTGGGCGGTGCTCGGCACGGCCGTCGCGGCCATCGCCGGGCTCCTCGTCACGCGGAGCCGGTCGGCGCTGGTCGCCGGGCTCGTGCCGCTGCTGCTCACCCCGGCCGTGTGGTCGTACGCCGCCGCGCAGAGCACGTCCGCGGGCACCCTGCCCGCCGCCGGCCCCGCTCCGGGCGGGCCCGGACCGGTGCCCGGCGGTCCCGGACCGGCGCCGGGTCCGTCCGCCGGTGGACCGGGGCCCCGGCTGGTGCTCGGCGGCGGGGGCGACGGCACCGCCAGGCTGTCCGACAACCAGCGGCGCATCCTCGGCTACGCCCGGCGCAACGGCACCGAGATCACCCTGGCGGTGAACAGTGAAGCGAGCAGCGTCGCGCCGTTCATCATCGACTCGGACGCGACCGTGATCGGCATGGGCGGCTTCGGCGGCCGCGACAACGCGCCGTCGGTCGCGCAGCTCGGCCGCTGGCTCGCCGAGGGCAAGCTGCGGTTCGTGCTGAGCAGCGCCGGCACCGCTCAGGGCGGGCCCGCGCGGAGCCCCGTCCAGGACGAACGCCGTCGCTGGATCGAGGGGCACTGCGCGGTCGTCGACGCGAGTGCGTACGGCGGCCGGCCCGGCCCCGCGCAGGACAGTGGCCCGGTGCGGATCGGCGGCGCGGACACGCTCTACCAGTGCCGCTAA